GCTCCGGAAGCTCGACTCCGGGGAGCGCCCTCACGGCGGTCCTGGCGAGGTCGAGGTCCTGCAACTCGCGCCTGCAGTCTTCGCATGTCACGACGTGGCTGCCGATGATGCGCTGCTCCTGGGTGTTGAGCTCCCCGTCGAGGTACGCAGACAGATCCTCGCCGTAGTGGGCGAACGGGATCAGGTTGTCGGGGACCTGCAGCGTCGGCAGGAGACGCACCGCGGTCCTCGCCTCCTTGAGGTTGCGGAACTCGGCGATGCAGTCGAGGCACGTCTCGACGTGCTCGACGACGGCTTGCAGCTCCCCCGGCCGCAACTCACCGTCGAGGTAGGCGGAGAGGAGCTCCTCGACCTGGCAGGCGTCTCTCAGATCGGCCATGTCAACAGCCCCCTGAGTTGCTTGCGACCCCGGTGGATCCTGCTCCGGACGGTGCCGACGGGCGCGTCGACCGCGACGGAGATCTCCTCGTAGGTGAGCCCGACCACGTCGCACAGAACGACGCACTCGCGAAACTCGAACGGGATCTTGAGGAGCGCGGACTGCACGTCTTCCGAGAGCCTGACGGATGCGAGCACCTCGTCTGGCGAAGGAGTGGAGCCGATCGAGGTGTGATCGTCGTCCGGGAGCTGGGCCGTCGGCCTGCGCTTCTTCCTCCGCACGTCGTCGAGGAATGCGTTGCGTGTGATGCGCCACAGCCAGCCCTCGAAGGAGCCGGGGGTGTAGTCGGAGAGACCCTTGCGAACACGGAGGAGGACCTCTTGCACGAGATCGGACGCATCGTCCGGGTTTCCGGTGAGCCGGTATGCGAAGTTGTAGATCTTCCGCCCATAGCGCCGCGCGACATCTTCCCAACTCGGGACGAACTCTTCAGGCACAGCTCTCCCCTGCTCTCCAGGGGTCACAACGAAATCGGGCGGGACCCGGTTCCCGGATCAGGTCTGGTCTGAGGTCTCGTCCTCGGCGGCGCCTTCGGAGATGCCCTTGCGGAACTCCTTGGCAGACGAACCGAGCGAGCGCGCCAGGTCGGGAAGCTTCTTCGCACCGAAGAGGAGGAGGATGATCACCAGGACGATGACGATCTCCCAGCCGTTGAAATTCCGCACGTGGTGCTCCTTGCGTCGGCCGCCAGTGTACCCCGCCCCACCTCCTAGGCACGAGCCGGGCACACCAACCAGATATGGCGAGCCGGCTACCCCATGGCTATGGAGTCGACAAACGCCTGCATCCGTTCCCTCGTGATGAAACGGATGCGCGGCTCTCGCTTCTCCTTGGCGTAGACGGCGTACGGGCCGAACTTGTCCGA
This region of Acidimicrobiia bacterium genomic DNA includes:
- a CDS encoding zf-HC2 domain-containing protein, which produces MADLRDACQVEELLSAYLDGELRPGELQAVVEHVETCLDCIAEFRNLKEARTAVRLLPTLQVPDNLIPFAHYGEDLSAYLDGELNTQEQRIIGSHVVTCEDCRRELQDLDLARTAVRALPGVELPELNWNHEDHLAARRRTRTRRVVAGGVSAAAVAALVLGLAAGRDESTPIDLDTIADRHIARASLEAGFSVIPTGFSSRVEP
- a CDS encoding sigma-70 family RNA polymerase sigma factor, producing MPEEFVPSWEDVARRYGRKIYNFAYRLTGNPDDASDLVQEVLLRVRKGLSDYTPGSFEGWLWRITRNAFLDDVRRKKRRPTAQLPDDDHTSIGSTPSPDEVLASVRLSEDVQSALLKIPFEFRECVVLCDVVGLTYEEISVAVDAPVGTVRSRIHRGRKQLRGLLTWPI
- the tatA gene encoding twin-arginine translocase TatA/TatE family subunit — its product is MRNFNGWEIVIVLVIILLLFGAKKLPDLARSLGSSAKEFRKGISEGAAEDETSDQT